The sequence below is a genomic window from Barrientosiimonas humi.
TCGGCCCCAACGGCGCCGGCAAGACCACGATGATCGAGATGGCCGAGGGGCTGCGCTGCCCCGACGCCGGCTCCGTGCGGGTGCTCGGCCGCGACCCGTGGCGCGCCGACGCCGAGCACCGCGCCCGCGTCGGCGTGATGCTGCAGGACGGCGGCCTGCCCGGCGGTACCAAGCCGCGCCGGCTGCTCACCCACCTGGCCGCCATGCACCGCCGGCCCGCCGACGTCGACGACCTCGTCGCCCGGCTGGGCATCGACGCCTTCGCCGGCACGGCCGTACGCCGGTTGTCCGGTGGTCAGCGCCAGCGGGTCGCCCTCGCGGCAGCCCTCGTCGGGCGCCCGGAGGTCGTCTTCCTCGACGAGCCCACCGCCGGGCTCGACCCGCACGCCCGGCGCGACGTGTGGCGGCTGCTGGACGAGGTGCGCGACCTCGGCGCCACGCTCGTGGTCTCCACCCACTCCTTCGGCGAGGCCGAGCGGCTGGCCGACAAGGTCGTCGTCGTGGCCCGCGGCCGGGTGGTCGCCGAGGGCACCGTCGACGAGGTGGGCGGGTCCGCCGGGCTGGAGCAGACGTACTTCACCCTCACCGAGGACGTGCGATGAGCCACGTCGCGGCCGCCCCTGCGGCACCGCTGCAGCGCATCCGCGCCCAGGCGGTGTTCGAGACCCGCACGCTGCTGTCCAACGGCGAGCAGCTGCTCGTGTCGCTGGTGCTGCCGGCGCTGGCGCTGGTCGGGCTGGTGCGCGCCTCCTTCCCCGACCTCGGGCCCGAGCCGCGCGTCGACGTGGCGACCCCCGGCGTGCTCGCGCTGGCGGTCGTCTCGACCGCGTTCACCGGGCAGGCCATCGCCACCGCGTTCGACCGGCGCTACGGCCTGCTCCGCCTGCTCGGCGTCACCCCGCTGGGGCCGCGCGGGCTGCTCGCCGGCAAGGCGGCCGCGGTCGGCGCCGTGCTGCTCGTGCAGCTGGCGGTGCTCGGCGCCCTCGGCCTCGCGCTCGGCTGGCGCCCGGCCTGGTCCGGGCTGCCCGGCGCGCTGCTGCTGGTCGCGCTCGGGGCGTACGCCTTCGTCTGCCTCGCGCTGACCCTCGCCGGCGCGGTGCGCGCCGAGGGGGTGCTCGCGCTCGCGAACCTGGTGTGGGTGCTGCTGCTCGTCGGCGGCGGCCTGCTGCTGCCGAGCCGGCTGCTGCCCGCCCCGCTGGAGCAGGTCACCCCGTGGCTGCCCTCCGGCGCGCTCGGCGACGGACTCCGCTCGGCCCTGATGCACGGCGGCCTGCCGGTCGCGGCCACCCTGGTGCTCGCGGCCTGGAGCGTCCTCGGCACGGCGCTCGTGGCGCGGCTGTTCCGCTGGAGCGACTGACCCGGCCGCTGCGCGAACGACCGACCCGGTCGCCGGGTCGCCCGAGGTCGCGACCTACCCTCGTCGGGTGCCCGACTCCCCCGCCAACCCGTGGCTGCGCCGACTGCTGATCGTCAACCTCGTCGCCGAGGTCGGCATCGTGGTCACCGGCGGCCTGGTGCGCCTCACCGGCTCGGGCCTGGGCTGCCCGACCTGGCCGCGCTGCACCGCGGACTCCTTCGTCCCGGTGGCCGGGCAGGAGGAGGGCTTCCGCAAGTTCATCGAGTTCGGCAACCGCACCCTCACCGGCGTCGTGTCGATCGCGGCGCTGCTGGTGATCGTCGCGATCTGGAAGCTGGCGCCCGAGCGAGCAGCGTTGAAGCGCTTGGCCTTCCTGCCGCTGATCGGGGTGGGGCTGCAGGCCGTCGTCGGCGGCATCACCGTGCTCACCGGGCTCAGCCCGACCACCGTCGCGCTGCACTTCCTGGCCTCGATGGTGCTGATCTGGTTGTCGACCTACCTGCTCTACCGGGTG
It includes:
- a CDS encoding ABC transporter ATP-binding protein; protein product: MTETVVVAGLRHRYGDVVALDDMSWTAEAGRITAVLGPNGAGKTTMIEMAEGLRCPDAGSVRVLGRDPWRADAEHRARVGVMLQDGGLPGGTKPRRLLTHLAAMHRRPADVDDLVARLGIDAFAGTAVRRLSGGQRQRVALAAALVGRPEVVFLDEPTAGLDPHARRDVWRLLDEVRDLGATLVVSTHSFGEAERLADKVVVVARGRVVAEGTVDEVGGSAGLEQTYFTLTEDVR
- a CDS encoding ABC transporter permease, with protein sequence MSHVAAAPAAPLQRIRAQAVFETRTLLSNGEQLLVSLVLPALALVGLVRASFPDLGPEPRVDVATPGVLALAVVSTAFTGQAIATAFDRRYGLLRLLGVTPLGPRGLLAGKAAAVGAVLLVQLAVLGALGLALGWRPAWSGLPGALLLVALGAYAFVCLALTLAGAVRAEGVLALANLVWVLLLVGGGLLLPSRLLPAPLEQVTPWLPSGALGDGLRSALMHGGLPVAATLVLAAWSVLGTALVARLFRWSD